The following proteins are encoded in a genomic region of Candidatus Methylomirabilota bacterium:
- a CDS encoding ABC transporter substrate-binding protein: MKAPKGSKRRRPTTHLRALVLALLLSSAAAPLAVDAQQSEKLYRIGMLERTSTAINAANLDGLRQGLRELGYVEGKNFVIEYRSADGRDERFPALATELVRLKVDLILTRGTPAILAAKNATGAIPVIIIGAGDPVAQGIVASLARPGANVTGLSPMVTETYAKRVELLKALVPRAKRIAALLNMGNPAIPPQWKEVEMAARSLGMQAQLLDVRKAEDLGPAFDAAVRQRVDALVVGLDTVTLANRRHIVELAAKHRLPAIYATSEFVGGLAAYGVNYPDSYRRAASFIDKIFRGAKPAELPMEQPTKFELMMNLKTAKALGLTIPPSLLLQADQVIQ; this comes from the coding sequence TTGAAAGCTCCCAAGGGGTCGAAGCGCCGGAGGCCGACGACGCATCTTCGCGCTCTTGTCCTTGCCCTGCTCCTTTCATCGGCAGCCGCGCCGCTGGCCGTCGACGCGCAGCAATCCGAGAAACTCTATCGCATCGGAATGCTCGAGCGGACGTCAACAGCGATCAATGCTGCCAACCTCGATGGTCTGCGACAAGGCCTCCGGGAACTCGGGTACGTCGAGGGGAAGAACTTCGTGATCGAGTACCGATCGGCTGATGGCCGGGACGAACGGTTCCCGGCCCTCGCGACTGAGTTGGTTCGCCTGAAGGTTGACCTGATCCTGACGAGGGGGACGCCGGCGATTCTGGCGGCCAAGAATGCCACAGGAGCGATTCCGGTGATCATCATCGGAGCCGGCGATCCTGTTGCGCAGGGCATCGTCGCCAGCCTGGCCCGTCCGGGCGCGAATGTGACGGGCCTGAGCCCCATGGTGACAGAGACCTATGCGAAACGCGTCGAGCTCCTCAAGGCGCTGGTTCCAAGAGCCAAGCGAATTGCCGCCCTCTTAAATATGGGTAATCCAGCTATCCCACCTCAGTGGAAAGAGGTCGAGATGGCGGCGCGATCCCTAGGGATGCAGGCCCAGCTTCTGGACGTGCGGAAGGCCGAGGATCTCGGACCTGCCTTCGATGCTGCCGTCCGGCAGCGTGTCGATGCCCTCGTCGTGGGCCTTGATACTGTCACGCTGGCGAATCGGCGGCACATCGTTGAGCTTGCGGCAAAGCATCGGCTGCCAGCAATTTACGCAACCAGCGAGTTTGTCGGGGGGCTCGCGGCCTACGGCGTGAACTACCCTGACTCATATCGTCGCGCCGCGAGCTTCATAGACAAGATCTTCAGGGGCGCAAAGCCAGCCGAGCTCCCTATGGAGCAGCCCACGAAGTTCGAGCTGATGATGAATCTCAAGACTGCCAAGGCGCTTGGCCTGACGATTCCACCGTCGCTGCTGCTGCAAGCGGACCAGGTGATCCAATGA